One window of Salegentibacter sp. Hel_I_6 genomic DNA carries:
- the mtgA gene encoding monofunctional biosynthetic peptidoglycan transglycosylase, translating to MIKKIFKFLLKLVGGLILISILLVLLFKWVPVPFTPLMAIRYFENPEEKIQHSWVPREEISLHLQLGVIASEDQNFVKHNGFDFQAIEKAIEDNQKGKRVRGASTISQQTAKNVFLWPGRNWLRKGLEVYFTFLIETFWSKERILEVYLNSIEMGQGIYGAEAAAQHWFNKSATNLSVYEAAAIAAILPNPREYRANPASNYINQRKNWIVRQMQNYGKFSLE from the coding sequence ATGATCAAAAAAATATTCAAATTTCTACTAAAACTGGTGGGTGGCTTAATCCTGATTTCCATTTTACTGGTGTTACTTTTTAAATGGGTTCCGGTGCCATTTACACCATTGATGGCCATTCGGTATTTTGAAAATCCCGAAGAGAAGATTCAGCATTCATGGGTGCCACGAGAAGAAATTTCTTTGCATTTACAACTTGGGGTGATTGCCAGCGAAGATCAAAACTTTGTAAAACATAATGGTTTTGATTTTCAAGCCATTGAAAAGGCAATTGAGGATAATCAAAAAGGAAAGCGGGTGCGGGGCGCCAGTACAATTTCCCAACAAACCGCGAAGAATGTGTTTTTATGGCCTGGTAGGAATTGGTTGCGAAAAGGACTGGAAGTTTACTTTACTTTTTTGATCGAAACCTTTTGGAGTAAAGAACGAATTTTAGAAGTTTATCTAAATAGTATTGAAATGGGACAGGGAATTTACGGTGCTGAAGCCGCCGCACAGCATTGGTTCAATAAATCGGCGACAAACCTTTCGGTGTATGAAGCCGCGGCTATTGCTGCTATTTTACCCAATCCCAGGGAGTATCGCGCAAATCCCGCCAGCAATTATATCAATCAACGAAAAAACTGGATTGTGAGGCAAATGCAGAATTATGGGAAATTTAGTTTGGAGTAA
- a CDS encoding DUF5687 family protein, whose protein sequence is MFKRFLWLEWKSFFRSASVGKSIGLKILLIFLALYFSVAFLALGIGLYPLLQKAFPDQDPLELVNRFVLLWLVFELGFRFMLQTLPVLDIKPLLNLPIARRKAVNFVLIKSIYSFFNFLPLFIIIPFGIFCIYKSDYGTWNILGWMIAMIAITQCINFLNFIIKKKFTDNLKALIPVFLLVIVLGALEYFNVFEVSFWFGKMLDFLVLKPYLAIIPILLVVVLYKWNQLNLESKFYLDAGLKAKQQAVNTQDFGWTKKFGTLAPFLQQDLKLIWRNKRPKTTIYMSLILLGYGLFVYPTEMYSHSAFYVFVGIFMTGIFMINFGQFVPSWDASYYPLIMSQNIPVKDYLASKAMLLSFSVIILAILTTPYIYFGWNILLINMVAALYNIGVNVPILLYSGSFNKKRIDLDKSPFMNYQGTGAAQWIVGLPLMFLPILIFWLLDYFIGFKTALLGLSGLGALGLILRPQIMQYLARVYRKRKYAMINGFKQTGD, encoded by the coding sequence ATGTTTAAACGGTTTTTGTGGTTAGAATGGAAATCTTTTTTTCGCTCGGCAAGTGTGGGAAAGAGTATTGGACTTAAAATTCTACTTATTTTCCTGGCTTTATATTTTTCAGTAGCATTTCTTGCTCTTGGAATTGGTCTTTATCCTTTGCTGCAAAAGGCTTTTCCAGATCAGGATCCTTTAGAGTTGGTAAATCGCTTTGTTTTGCTTTGGCTGGTTTTTGAGCTCGGTTTTAGGTTTATGCTGCAAACACTGCCGGTTTTAGATATAAAGCCGCTTCTAAATTTGCCCATCGCAAGACGAAAAGCAGTGAATTTTGTACTTATAAAGTCTATTTATTCCTTTTTTAATTTTTTACCATTATTTATAATTATTCCCTTCGGAATTTTTTGCATCTATAAGTCTGATTATGGAACCTGGAATATTTTAGGTTGGATGATAGCAATGATTGCTATTACTCAGTGCATAAATTTTCTGAATTTTATTATTAAAAAGAAATTTACCGATAATTTAAAAGCATTGATTCCGGTATTTCTTTTGGTTATTGTATTGGGTGCACTGGAGTATTTCAATGTTTTTGAAGTAAGTTTTTGGTTTGGGAAAATGTTGGATTTCCTGGTTTTAAAGCCGTACCTGGCAATTATTCCAATACTTTTGGTTGTAGTTTTATATAAGTGGAATCAACTTAACCTGGAAAGCAAATTTTATCTTGATGCAGGCTTAAAAGCAAAACAACAAGCCGTAAATACGCAGGATTTTGGTTGGACAAAAAAGTTTGGAACACTTGCTCCTTTTCTTCAGCAGGACCTAAAACTGATTTGGCGGAATAAAAGGCCTAAAACTACCATCTATATGTCCTTAATTTTGCTCGGCTATGGTCTTTTTGTCTATCCCACTGAGATGTATTCGCATTCGGCATTTTACGTTTTTGTAGGTATTTTTATGACAGGTATTTTTATGATCAATTTTGGGCAGTTTGTGCCTTCGTGGGACGCATCTTACTATCCTTTGATAATGTCGCAAAATATTCCAGTGAAAGATTATCTGGCTTCTAAAGCAATGTTGCTTAGCTTTAGTGTTATTATTCTTGCAATTCTTACTACACCTTATATTTATTTTGGTTGGAATATCTTGTTGATTAATATGGTAGCAGCTTTATATAATATTGGTGTAAATGTTCCAATCTTGCTTTATTCTGGTTCTTTCAATAAGAAGAGGATAGATCTTGATAAGAGCCCATTTATGAATTACCAGGGCACAGGCGCAGCCCAATGGATAGTGGGACTTCCCTTAATGTTTTTGCCAATACTAATCTTCTGGCTTTTAGACTATTTTATAGGATTCAAGACCGCTTTGTTAGGACTTTCAGGTTTAGGAGCGCTCGGTTTAATACTTCGCCCTCAAATTATGCAATACCTTGCCCGGGTTTACCGAAAAAGAAAATACGCAATGATTAATGGTTTTAAACAAACCGGCGACTAA
- a CDS encoding ABC transporter ATP-binding protein, producing MITATNLSKIYGGTKVLNIDHLDIPSGQSFGLVGNNGAGKTTFFSLLLDLIQPTTGNIFNHEITVSQSEDWKPFTASFIDESFLIGYLTPEEYFYFVGELRGANKADIDSFLANFEDFFHGEILGRKKYLRDLSKGNQKKVGIVAALIGNPKVVILDEPFANLDPTTQIRLKKIIKELTENREVTVLISSHDLIHVTEVCERIVVLDKGEQVKDIITSEATLSELESYFSREIGAIQVEEL from the coding sequence ATGATAACAGCTACAAACCTTAGTAAAATATACGGCGGCACAAAAGTGCTAAACATAGATCATCTGGATATCCCATCTGGGCAAAGTTTTGGTCTTGTAGGGAATAACGGAGCCGGTAAAACTACATTTTTCAGTCTTTTGTTAGATCTTATTCAGCCAACTACCGGGAACATTTTTAATCACGAGATCACGGTGAGTCAAAGTGAAGATTGGAAGCCTTTTACCGCTTCTTTTATAGATGAAAGTTTTTTAATTGGCTATTTAACGCCAGAGGAATACTTCTACTTCGTAGGGGAATTACGCGGAGCCAATAAAGCAGATATCGATTCATTTTTAGCCAATTTCGAAGATTTTTTTCACGGGGAAATCTTAGGACGAAAAAAATATTTACGCGATCTCTCTAAAGGAAATCAGAAAAAAGTGGGGATTGTTGCGGCTTTAATAGGAAATCCCAAAGTGGTGATATTAGATGAGCCTTTTGCTAATTTAGATCCAACCACTCAAATTCGCCTAAAAAAGATCATTAAAGAATTGACAGAAAATAGGGAAGTTACGGTATTAATTTCCAGCCACGATCTTATTCACGTGACAGAGGTTTGTGAGCGTATTGTAGTTTTAGATAAAGGTGAACAGGTAAAAGATATAATAACTTCTGAAGCTACTTTAAGTGAATTAGAAAGCTATTTTTCTCGTGAGATTGGTGCGATCCAGGTTGAAGAACTATAA
- a CDS encoding ferredoxin--NADP reductase: MSQFFPLEIKEVIRETPQAVSLSFEIPENLKDEFKFDAGQYITIKIKLGEEELRRAYSLCSAPNSGEFKVTVKEVEGGKFSVIANNKLNAGDILEVHPPEGKFILKPTAEAKSYAAFAAGSGITPVLSIIKTVLAEEPKSRFVLTYGNKAPEDTIFFKELLELQAKFPDRLFVEFVYSRTREDNSHFGRIETSTVNFIVKNKFKDHSFDAFYLCGPEAMINQVSDVLKQNGVTEDKILYELFTSEETGAIETNVEGKTELTIMVDDEETTFSMDTKETVLDAALENDLDVPYSCQGGICSSCIARIVEGKAEMRKNQILTDEEIEEGLILTCQAQPLTPKLKVDYDDV; encoded by the coding sequence ATGAGTCAGTTTTTTCCGTTAGAGATTAAAGAAGTAATTAGGGAAACCCCGCAGGCAGTGAGCTTATCTTTTGAGATTCCAGAGAACCTAAAAGATGAATTTAAATTTGATGCGGGCCAGTATATCACCATAAAAATAAAATTAGGCGAAGAAGAACTAAGACGCGCTTATTCCCTTTGTTCAGCACCAAATTCAGGAGAATTTAAAGTGACCGTAAAAGAAGTGGAAGGCGGCAAATTCTCGGTAATCGCTAATAATAAGCTTAACGCAGGCGATATTTTAGAAGTTCATCCGCCAGAAGGGAAATTTATTTTAAAACCTACCGCCGAAGCAAAATCTTATGCAGCTTTTGCCGCGGGAAGCGGAATTACCCCTGTATTGTCTATTATAAAAACTGTTTTAGCTGAAGAACCAAAAAGCAGGTTTGTACTTACCTACGGAAATAAAGCTCCAGAAGACACTATATTTTTTAAGGAATTACTTGAACTTCAAGCTAAATTCCCAGACAGGCTTTTTGTTGAATTTGTTTACAGCCGTACGAGAGAAGACAATTCTCACTTTGGAAGAATTGAAACCAGTACAGTAAACTTTATAGTTAAAAATAAATTTAAAGATCATTCTTTTGATGCATTCTATCTTTGTGGACCTGAAGCAATGATCAACCAGGTAAGTGATGTTTTAAAACAAAACGGCGTAACCGAAGACAAAATTCTTTACGAGCTATTTACATCTGAAGAAACCGGCGCCATAGAAACCAATGTAGAAGGTAAAACCGAACTTACCATTATGGTAGACGACGAGGAAACTACGTTCTCAATGGATACCAAAGAAACAGTCTTAGACGCCGCTTTAGAAAATGATTTAGATGTGCCTTATTCCTGCCAGGGCGGGATTTGCAGCAGCTGTATTGCCAGGATCGTAGAAGGAAAAGCCGAAATGCGAAAAAACCAGATCTTAACTGATGAAGAAATAGAAGAAGGTTTGATCCTTACGTGCCAGGCACAACCACTTACACCAAAACTAAAAGTAGACTACGACGATGTTTAA
- the accB gene encoding acetyl-CoA carboxylase biotin carboxyl carrier protein translates to MDLKEIQNLIKFVAKSGASEVKLETGDVKITIRTGSDEKETIVQQVPMGGQMPQMPQQQPQQQQAPAPSQEKASQNQEEQKTTSEDNSNYITVKSPIIGTFYRKPSPDKPTFVEVGDSIKEGDVLCVIEAMKLFNEIESEVSGKIVKVLVDDASPVEFDQPLFLVDPS, encoded by the coding sequence ATGGATTTAAAAGAAATTCAGAATTTAATCAAGTTTGTGGCTAAGTCTGGTGCCAGTGAGGTAAAACTGGAAACTGGCGATGTAAAGATCACCATTAGAACAGGCTCAGACGAGAAAGAGACTATTGTTCAACAAGTGCCAATGGGTGGCCAAATGCCACAGATGCCACAACAGCAGCCTCAGCAACAACAAGCGCCGGCCCCTTCACAGGAAAAAGCATCTCAAAACCAGGAGGAGCAAAAAACTACCTCTGAAGATAATTCAAATTATATCACGGTTAAATCTCCTATTATTGGAACTTTCTATCGTAAACCTTCCCCAGATAAACCAACATTTGTAGAAGTTGGTGATTCAATTAAAGAAGGCGATGTGCTTTGTGTGATTGAAGCTATGAAACTCTTCAACGAAATTGAAAGCGAAGTTTCAGGAAAAATAGTAAAAGTATTGGTAGATGATGCTTCTCCTGTAGAATTCGATCAGCCATTATTTTTAGTAGACCCATCATAA
- a CDS encoding ABC transporter ATP-binding protein produces MLKLKNVSFAYAEESVLKNISFKLEKGENLSIIGESGCGKSTLLKLIYGLLHTDGEIFWGEKELLGPNFNLVPGEPFIKYLAQDFDLMLPLNVADNIGKYLSNQYPQKKKKRIKELLEVVEMTELADKKAKLLSGGQQQRVALARALANEPELLLLDEPFSHIDHFRKNNLRRRLFAYLKQNNIACIVATHDSTDALSFADKTIVLKNAKIYAENAPEKLYQNPPNKYVASLFGDVNELMLKDLAEDESSRKKAILYPEEIKLTQKAGIKAEVKKSWFKGETWLIESDLNGKTIYFNHSKALKEGRKINLKVSEKLIKSRLK; encoded by the coding sequence ATGCTGAAACTCAAAAATGTCTCCTTTGCCTACGCTGAAGAATCAGTTTTAAAAAACATAAGTTTTAAGCTTGAAAAAGGAGAAAATCTCTCGATAATTGGAGAAAGTGGCTGCGGAAAAAGTACCTTACTTAAACTTATTTATGGCTTACTTCATACCGATGGAGAGATCTTTTGGGGAGAAAAGGAATTATTAGGCCCAAATTTCAATCTGGTTCCGGGAGAGCCTTTTATTAAATATTTAGCGCAGGATTTTGATTTAATGCTTCCCTTAAATGTTGCCGATAATATTGGAAAATATCTTAGTAACCAATATCCTCAAAAAAAGAAAAAACGCATTAAAGAGTTGCTGGAAGTTGTGGAAATGACCGAGCTTGCCGATAAAAAAGCGAAACTCTTAAGCGGTGGCCAACAACAGCGCGTAGCTTTGGCAAGAGCCCTGGCCAATGAACCCGAACTACTTTTACTGGACGAACCTTTTAGCCATATAGATCATTTTAGAAAAAATAATTTACGCCGACGACTTTTCGCATATCTCAAGCAAAATAATATTGCTTGTATAGTTGCCACACACGATAGCACCGATGCGCTTTCTTTTGCTGATAAAACTATCGTACTAAAAAACGCAAAGATTTATGCTGAAAATGCTCCTGAAAAATTATATCAAAATCCGCCCAATAAATATGTTGCCTCCCTTTTTGGCGATGTAAATGAACTTATGCTGAAGGATTTGGCTGAAGATGAAAGCAGCCGAAAAAAAGCAATTCTTTACCCAGAAGAAATCAAACTAACCCAAAAAGCAGGAATTAAAGCCGAAGTAAAAAAATCCTGGTTTAAAGGTGAAACCTGGTTAATTGAGTCCGATTTAAATGGGAAAACCATTTATTTTAATCATTCTAAAGCTTTAAAAGAAGGGAGAAAGATAAATCTCAAAGTTTCCGAAAAATTAATTAAATCAAGGTTGAAGTAA
- the accC gene encoding acetyl-CoA carboxylase biotin carboxylase subunit, protein MFKKILIANRGEIALRVIRTCKEMGISTVAVYSTADAESLHVRFADEAVCIGPPPSNLSYLKISNIIAAAEITNADAIHPGYGFLSENAKFSRICEEHDIKFIGASAEMISKMGDKATAKATMKAAGVPCVPGSEGIIKDFPECIKLAKEVGYPVMLKATAGGGGKGMRAVWKEEDLQDAWDSARQESAAAFDNNDMYMEKLIEEPRHIEIQIVGDSTGKACHLSERDCSVQRRHQKLTEETPSPFMTDSLRKKMGAAAVKAAEYIKYEGAGTVEFLVDKHRNFYFMEMNTRIQVEHPITEQVIDYDLIREQILVAAGVPISGKNYFPQLHSIECRINAEDPYNNFRPSPGKITNLHAPGGHGVRIDTHVYSGYIIPPNYDSMIAKLITTAQSREEAINKMKRALDEFVIEGVKTTIPFHRQLMDHPDYVEGNYTTKFMEDFKMKPLEEED, encoded by the coding sequence ATGTTTAAAAAAATATTGATAGCAAACAGGGGTGAGATTGCCTTGCGTGTAATTCGCACCTGTAAAGAAATGGGAATTAGCACCGTTGCGGTATATTCTACTGCAGATGCTGAAAGCCTTCACGTAAGGTTTGCCGATGAGGCCGTATGTATCGGTCCGCCGCCAAGTAATTTGTCTTACCTTAAAATTTCAAATATTATCGCTGCCGCAGAAATTACCAATGCAGATGCAATTCATCCCGGCTATGGTTTCCTTTCTGAAAATGCAAAATTTTCCAGGATTTGTGAGGAGCATGATATAAAATTTATTGGTGCTTCAGCTGAAATGATCTCAAAGATGGGAGATAAGGCTACCGCAAAAGCTACGATGAAAGCAGCGGGAGTTCCTTGTGTACCTGGATCAGAAGGAATTATCAAGGATTTTCCAGAATGTATAAAACTAGCTAAAGAAGTTGGTTACCCGGTAATGCTTAAGGCTACCGCCGGTGGTGGTGGTAAAGGTATGCGTGCGGTATGGAAAGAGGAAGATTTACAGGATGCCTGGGATTCTGCAAGACAGGAATCTGCAGCTGCTTTTGATAACAACGATATGTATATGGAAAAGCTTATTGAAGAGCCACGCCATATCGAGATCCAAATTGTTGGGGATAGTACCGGTAAAGCCTGTCACCTTTCAGAAAGGGACTGTTCGGTACAACGTCGTCACCAAAAATTAACCGAAGAAACTCCTTCCCCTTTTATGACCGATAGTCTTCGGAAAAAAATGGGAGCGGCTGCAGTAAAAGCTGCAGAATATATTAAATACGAAGGTGCGGGAACCGTAGAATTTTTGGTAGATAAACACCGAAACTTCTACTTTATGGAAATGAATACCCGTATTCAGGTAGAACACCCCATTACCGAGCAGGTAATAGATTACGACCTGATTAGAGAACAAATTCTTGTAGCGGCCGGAGTGCCAATTTCCGGAAAAAATTATTTCCCGCAATTACACTCTATAGAATGCCGTATTAATGCTGAAGACCCCTATAACAATTTTAGACCTTCTCCCGGGAAGATCACTAATTTACACGCGCCGGGTGGTCATGGAGTAAGAATAGATACACACGTTTACAGCGGTTATATCATTCCGCCTAACTATGATTCCATGATCGCCAAATTGATCACTACTGCCCAAAGTAGGGAAGAGGCGATCAATAAAATGAAGCGAGCACTCGATGAGTTTGTGATCGAAGGCGTAAAAACTACGATTCCTTTTCATAGACAACTTATGGACCACCCCGATTATGTTGAGGGGAATTATACCACTAAGTTTATGGAGGATTTTAAAATGAAACCACTCGAAGAAGAAGATTAA
- a CDS encoding FAD-binding oxidoreductase, producing the protein MKLSYWETKTWFSNIDFCIIGSGITGLNCALDLSKRFPKSKIVILERGLLPNGASTKNAGFACFGSASEILDDLNFHTEEEVLLLIQKRLKGLELLRKNLGDQNIGYTEYGGYELFTKEDQPLFENCREKLPELNKMLKPIFGGEVFGVQKDSFDFKNIQKKLIFNQFEGQLNTGKMMEALLHKVQKAGIKILNNITVEEFSETEDSVKIKTDKLEFSVNKLLIATNGFSEKLGIPEVKPARAQVLITKPIKNLGIKGTFHLDKGFYYFRNIDDRILFGGGRNLDLKTEETIEIGQTELIQHKLEELLKTTILPETSFEIDQRWSGIMGVGKQKNPIVKQISENVFCGVRLGGMGVAIGSLIGQELSELIK; encoded by the coding sequence ATGAAACTTTCTTACTGGGAAACCAAAACCTGGTTTTCAAATATCGATTTTTGCATTATAGGCAGCGGGATTACGGGATTAAACTGTGCGTTGGATCTTTCTAAACGTTTTCCAAAGTCGAAAATCGTAATTTTAGAACGTGGCCTTTTGCCTAATGGCGCAAGTACTAAAAACGCCGGTTTTGCTTGTTTTGGGAGTGCCTCTGAGATCCTGGATGATCTGAATTTCCATACAGAGGAAGAAGTGCTGTTACTTATACAGAAGCGCTTAAAAGGACTGGAATTGCTTCGGAAGAATCTTGGGGACCAGAATATTGGTTATACAGAATATGGAGGTTACGAACTTTTTACAAAAGAAGATCAGCCACTTTTTGAAAACTGCAGGGAAAAGCTGCCTGAATTAAATAAAATGCTGAAACCAATATTTGGAGGAGAGGTTTTTGGTGTTCAGAAAGATAGTTTCGACTTTAAAAATATTCAGAAAAAACTCATTTTTAATCAATTTGAAGGGCAATTAAATACCGGGAAAATGATGGAAGCTTTGCTTCATAAAGTGCAGAAAGCCGGGATAAAAATCCTGAATAATATTACCGTAGAAGAATTTTCAGAAACGGAAGATTCAGTCAAAATTAAGACAGATAAATTAGAATTTTCAGTAAATAAATTATTGATTGCTACCAACGGATTTTCTGAAAAACTTGGGATTCCAGAAGTAAAACCAGCCCGTGCCCAGGTTTTGATCACCAAACCAATTAAAAACCTGGGGATCAAAGGAACATTTCATTTAGATAAAGGTTTTTATTATTTCAGAAATATAGATGATCGCATTCTTTTTGGTGGCGGCAGAAACCTGGATCTTAAAACCGAAGAAACCATTGAAATCGGTCAAACCGAACTTATTCAGCATAAACTTGAAGAATTGCTTAAAACCACCATTTTGCCTGAAACATCTTTTGAGATCGATCAGCGTTGGAGCGGAATTATGGGGGTGGGAAAACAGAAAAACCCGATAGTAAAACAGATTTCAGAAAACGTATTTTGCGGAGTTCGATTAGGCGGAATGGGTGTAGCTATTGGTAGTTTGATTGGACAAGAACTTTCAGAATTGATAAAATGA